The proteins below come from a single Chrysoperla carnea chromosome 1, inChrCarn1.1, whole genome shotgun sequence genomic window:
- the LOC123294224 gene encoding glutathione synthetase-like, whose product MSFSNTTFNNANNYTILSNGITLPSEKQTLSEIIDKAKDWAVNHGVAKRAENDSEFVTFIPFLLLPSPFPRCEFEKAIALQPILNELLHNVAHDYEFLKDSLKDTIKADEFTRNLYEIYEIIHKEGATQDISLGLFRTDYVMDVNSFSNIKQIETNTISCAFASLAQNTYRLHKYVLTEMEHHEKLKNLPENNALTETIIGLIKAWEIYNNNKSAILFVINEYSKNTYDIHFHEYEINNLNRDLKVIRRTLTQIADTAKLGPDKQLIIDGFEIAVVYYRTGFIPEQYNSKREWDARLLMERSLAIKCPSIQYQLAGTKKIQQVLAQPNVLEKFIKSPKTIKSVRETFTGLYSLDFDEYGEQAVNMALENPEKYVLKSQRDGIGNNIFGENIRDFLIHTKDNIDRAAWILMNRIFSPVVQGFLIQSERMGIVDLTSELGIYGVIIGNSSEILCNKQSGYMLRSKFAEANGIGVIRIKNGGIDTPYLT is encoded by the exons ATGTCATTTTCAAATACCACTTTCAACAATGCTaataattatactattctaaGTAATGGGATAACATTACCATCAGAAAAACAAACACTATCAGAAATTATTGACAAAGCAAAAGATTGGGCAGTAAATCACGGAGTTGCAAAGCGTGCAGAAAATGATTCAGAATTCGTAACTTTTATACCTTTTTTATTGTTACCGTCACCATTCCCGCGCTGCGAATTTGAAAAAGCGATTGCATTACaaccaattttaaatgaattactgCATAATGTGGCTcatgattatgaatttttaaaagattcctTAAAGGATACGATCAAGGCAGAtgaatttacaagaaatttatatgaaatttatgaaattattcatAAAGAAGGAGCTACACAG GATATATCATTAGGATTATTCCGTACGGATTACGTGATGGATGTCAAttcattttctaatattaagcaaattgaaacaaatacaaTTTCATGCGCTTTTGCATCTCTAGCTCAAAACACGTACCGTTTACATAAATATGTGCTAACAGAAATGGAACatcatgaaaaactaaaaaat ttaCCCGAAAATAATGCTCTAACGGAAACAATAATAGGCTTAATAAAAGCATgggaaatatataataataataaatctgctattttatttgttattaatgaatattcgaaaaatacttatgatattcattttcatgaatatgaaattaataacttaaatcGGGATTTAAAAGTAATACGTCGCACATTAACACAAATTGCGGACACTGCAAAATTAGGTCCagataaacaattaataat CGATGGTTTTGAAATCGCTGTAGTGTATTATCGAACAGGTTTTATTCCGGAACAGTACAATTCAAAAAGAGAATGGGATGCAAGATTATTAATGGAACGGTCGTTAGCTATCAAATGTCCTTCAATTCAATATCAATTGGCGGGTACTAAAAAAATACAGCAAGTATTGGCACAACCAAATGTTTtagagaaatttataaaatcaccaaaaacGATTAAATCCGTAAGAGAAACATTTACTGGTTTATATTCCTTAGATTTTGATGAATACGGTGAACAAGCTGTTAATATGGCATTGGAAAATCCTGaaaagtatgttttaaaatCGCAACGTGATGGTATAGGTAATAATATTTTCGGGGAAAATATTCGTGATTTTTTGATACATACTAAAGATAATATTGATCGTGCTGCATGGATATTAATGAATAGAATATTTTCACCAGTTGTTCAAGGTTTCTTGATTCAATCAGAAAGGATGGGAATTGTAGATTTAACATCTGAACTAGGCATATATGGGGTGATCATCGG aaattcAAGTGAGATTTTGTGTAACAAACAATCTGGTTATATGCTACGAAGTAAATTTGCGGAAGCTAATGGAATTGGAgttattagaataaaaaatggAGGTATTGACACTCCTTATTTGACTTAG
- the LOC123298261 gene encoding transcriptional adapter 2-alpha — MNPEKFSLFENTNWSSAEEISLLEAISEFGYGNWLNISRRIVTRNPDECKEHYNTFYINKPSELLPKIPKTNVLTPNIVTPYNFRLKNIEEPPRCEPNSITYNNLAGYSAARSDFEYPYDSNAETIITNLSSTYSNLENLSDVDEDMACAVFKAYNNRLRERQRRLEVIRAHGIVSRKQFLFFSKYENSLPRHTLERFLGFTQFLSPLDFDFIMHSLFRQTELKNYLHRLKDLRLKGIRTFHGARLYVKLKERREDFYSDVQNYFNRPDVSLNKSFNDCDVPFNTTVPNKRAIAGPLDIIGLPCFDRLSDDEKKLCSQVRIVPESYLELKRILIAECEKLNGLRLQDARKAIRIDVNKTRKLYDFLIEQGLIFKPNVT, encoded by the coding sequence ATGAATCctgaaaaatttagtttatttgaaaatacaaactGGTCATCAGCTGAAGAAATATCATTATTAGAAGCCATCTCGGAATTCGGTTATGGAAATTGGTTAAACATTTCAAGACGAATCGTAACAAGAAATCCCGATGAATGTAAAGAACACTACAACACATTTTACATAAACAAACCGTCAGAGTTACTACCAAAAATACCAAAAACGAATGTTTTAACACCGAACATCGTAACACCGTacaattttcgtttaaaaaatatcgaaGAACCACCAAGATGTGAACCAAATTCAATTACATACAATAATTTGGCTGGATATTCGGCAGCACGATCAGATTTTGAGTATCCATATGACAGTAATGCTGAGAcaattatcacaaatttaagTTCAACTTACTCAAATTTAGAAAACTTATCCGATGTAGACGAAGATATGGCATGTGCAGTATTTAAAGCGTATAATAATCGTTTACGTGAACGACAACGACGATTAGAAGTAATTCGAGCACATGGTATCGTTTCtcgtaaacaatttttatttttttcgaaatatgaaaaTTCGTTACCGCGACACACACTCGAACGATTTTTAggatttacacaatttttatcgCCGttagattttgattttataatgcATAGTTTATTTCGTCAAAccgaactaaaaaattatttacatcgtTTAAAAGATTTACGATTAAAAGGAATACGAACGTTTCATGGTGCGCGATTATATGTGAAATTAAAAGAACGTCGTGAAGATTTTTATTCAGacgttcaaaattattttaatcgacCGGATGTAtcgttaaataaaagttttaatgattGTGATGTTCCATTTAATACGACAGTGCCGAATAAAAGAGCTATCGCTGGACCGTTAGATATAATTGGTTTACCATGTTTTGATCGATTATCGGACGATGAGAAGAAATTATGTAGTCAAGTTCGTATAGTTCCCGAATCGTATTTAGaattaaaacgaattttaatAGCTGAATGTGAGAAATTAAATGGTTTACGATTACAAGATGCTAGAAAAGCGATACGTATTGATGTGAATAAAACGAGGAAATTGTACGATTTTTTAATTGAGCAAGGTcttatttttaaaccaaatgtTACTTAA